A single genomic interval of Lathyrus oleraceus cultivar Zhongwan6 chromosome 7, CAAS_Psat_ZW6_1.0, whole genome shotgun sequence harbors:
- the LOC127103186 gene encoding uncharacterized protein LOC127103186, which yields MAEDYQTTNNVMELDLTNMLVKDLNELLNLNATASSRIAATLFPGGRTAHSRSKIPIDIQLSSIYGIQKQKDLANLIRFVATIIWDETPMTNKKSLEALDRSFQDICSNSAPFGGKVLIMGGDFGQVLPVVRKEFEEFLIRIGDGVEPTKPDDMDAPYMVQRAILTPTNDDVQKLNDMIIDQFLGEENNLLLFDEVEGDNHNLYQQEFLNSIAQSILPPHILKIKKGASLLLLRNLYHRYGLCNGTRLLCRGLFMNMLDVEILTENNAGKRVFLPFVLSIKKFLVRLSFVITINKSQGQTIPNVGIYLPRHSFSHGHLYVALSRGVSQTTTRVLTREGKLKGKDVKLEHCEIFQLCKELRRKNVETCFDIKIRDFEDKWNTWKDEQIISSIGKLDNKVYLPFLQYV from the exons ATGGCAGAGGATTATCAAACAACTAACAATGTTATGGAATTAGACTTGACTAATATGTTGGTGAAGGACTTGAATGAACTCTTAAACCTAAATG CAACTGCATCATCTCGTATAGCTGCAACATTATTTCCCGGTGGTAGGACTGCACACTCTCGATCTAAGATACCTATTGATATACAATTGAGTTCTATTTATGGTATTCAAAAGCAAAAAGATCTTGCAAATCTCATTAGATTTGTTGCCACAATAATTTGGGATGAAACACCAATGACAAACAAAAAAAGTTTGGAAGCCTTAGATCGATCATTCCAAGACATTTGTAGCAATAGTGCTCCATTTGGTGGAAAAGTTCTGATCATGGGGGGAGATTTTGGTCAAGTTCTTCCCGTTGTAAGAAAAG AGTTTGAAGAATTTCTTATTCGCATTGGTGATGGTGTTGAACCTACCAAACCAGATGACATG GATGCCCCATATATGGTACAAAGAGCTATTTTGACACCAACAAATGATGATGTCCAGAAATTGAATGATATGATTATCGATCAGTTTCTAGGAGAAGAAAATAATTTGTTGTTGTTTGACGAGGTTGAAGGGGATAACCATAATTTGTACCAACAAGAATTCTTAAACTCAATTGCACAAAGTATTTTGCCACCACATATTCTAAAGATTAAAAAGGGTGCATCGTTGTTGTTGTTACGAAATCTATATCATAGATATGGATTGTGTAATGGGACACGATTATTATGTCGTGGTTTATTTATGAATATGTTGGATGTGGAAATCTTGACAGAAAACAACGCAGGAAAACGAGTTTTTTTGCCTTTTGTCCTTAGTATAAAGAAATTTCTTGTGCGACTAAGTTTTGTAATTACTATAAATAAATCACAAGGACAAACCATTCCAAATGTTGGAATATATCTTCCACGACATAGTTTTAGTCATGGACACTTATATGTGGCTTTATCCAGGGGTGTTTCACAAACTACGACAAGAGTTTTAACTAGGGAAGGAAAATTGAAAGGAAAAGATG TCAAACTAGAACACTGTGAAATCTTCCAATTATGTAAGGAGTTGAGACGAAAGAATGTTGAAACTTGCTTCGACATAAAA ATAAGAGACTTTGAAGATAAATGGAACACATGGAAGGATGAACAAATCATTTCATCCATCGGCAAACTCGATAATAAGGTGTATTTACCTTTTTTACAATACGTATAA